A region of the Struthio camelus isolate bStrCam1 chromosome 4, bStrCam1.hap1, whole genome shotgun sequence genome:
CCTTCCCCAAATGCTAATTTAAAGAACAAGGAGCTTTTCTGGTTTGTGCTCTTCCCTCGTCACGGACCGTCTTGCGATTCTTTAGGTACACTTTCCTGCTGCTCATCCTCTTCCTGATACCTGGGATTATAATGATGGTTGCATATGGCCTGATTTCTCTGGAACTCTACAGAGGAATAAAATTTGATGCCAGCCAGAGAAAATCTTCACGAGGTAACAGTACATTTgggttatttttttaagttaaagtaAAAGTTGAAGATAAGAATAGTAGTCCTGAGGCTACACTAAACTATAAACAGGATAACTTTCTATTTGCAAAAATGGTCGTGAACAGTTATAAAAACCTGTCAGCTGCATTTTGTTGATCAAAGTGATTCCATTATTCTCTAGTGAATAATTCTTCACCGATAGCTTGTTTGAGAGGAGCTCAGACAGGATAAATCTaatttctgatttgtttgttATAGAAATACCCAGATTTTGTTTTCTAGCCAATGGATTCGGAGCAGTTTTGCCAATAAACGACAGGATAACATTGTcaatttaagaaagaaacatacatttttgaaattattttcagtgaataCTTGAGTGAACAGTGCTGATACTTTTGCATCCATTTGTAGAGTTAAGACATGAGAATGTTGGGAGATAGTGAGCCCAAAGCAGCTCATACGTGACTGAGACAGCATAAGGACAGTCCTTTCTTTGCAGCAGTTGTTTAGCCAGGAATGAAGCTATTTGTCTCAGAactgttcagaaatattttgctgactATTGAAGTACTAATTTATACATACAGAACGAAAAACAAGTACCAGCAGTGCCAAATATGAGGATGGAGATGGATGCTACTTGcacaaagccaaaagaaaaagaaaaatgccattgCAACAGCTCTCTGCTACTAGCAGCAGCAAAATAGACCGggcaaggagcagcagctcttctgccaACTTAACAGCCAAGAAACTTGTCATCCGCATGTTGATGGTGAtagtgattttgtttttcctctgctggACGCCCATCTTCAGTGTGAACGCCTGGCGCGCGTTTGACACCACCTCAGCGGACCAGCGTCTCTCAGGAGCTCCCATCTCCTTTATCCACTTGTTGTCCTACACTTCCGCCTGCGTGAACCCCATCATATACTGCTTTATGAACAAGCGTTTCCGCATGGGTTTCCTAGCCACGTTCACCTGCTGTGCTAAGCAAAAGCCCCCTGCAATGAGAGGGGAGgctggtgaggaggaggaggggaagacaaCAGGGGCCTCTCTCTCCAAATGTTCCTACACACACGTGAACACATCTGCACCCCCCTGAGCTGCTTCCGAAGAGAAGAGGCTGCAAGTGGCCTACAGCAATTCAAATATTTATCATCTGGACTTGGAAAGTGACTACGGCATGCGCTGAGCACAATTtagttctgaagaaataaaacactTCAGCTGACAGTAAATGCAGAGAGAATTTCATGGGAAATGGATGCTGTCATTGTCTGAGCTCTGTATCTCCTTCCTTCGAAAGTACCAAGGAGGAAACGGGCTTTTCAGAGATAAGGGACTATGTGAAAAGCCCTAGAAGATGGTGTATTTGTCATAAACtgtcctggaaagaaaaaaaaggcgtCCTTTCCATCAGCAGTTTAGCTCAGTTTTTAGCTACAGTTCTGAATGTCTTATTAAAATTCCCAGGATGCTAGTAGATTCTCCTCAAATATGCATACAAATCTGTGCTTTACTGTCTGCACTTCAATGTCTATGTGTTATAATTAAAATCTCTCAGTTACTTCCacagtattttttcaaattattttcgtTGAGCTAATACATGTTGAGAGTGTTTTGCTGTCG
Encoded here:
- the CCKAR gene encoding cholecystokinin receptor type A isoform X1, yielding MEIVDDSLLGNATNISTFLCDIILENDTFFCVDDPPYPSKDLHQTIRILLYALIFLLSVLGNILVITVLIRNKRMRTVTNTFLLSLAVSDLMLCLFCMPFTLIPNLLKDFIFGSAVCKTATYFMGVSVSVSTFNLVAISLERYSAICKPLQSRVWQTKSHALKVIAATWCVSFTIMSPYPIYSNLVPFTKYNNSTANMCRLLWPSDVIQQSWYTFLLLILFLIPGIIMMVAYGLISLELYRGIKFDASQRKSSRERKTSTSSAKYEDGDGCYLHKAKRKRKMPLQQLSATSSSKIDRARSSSSSANLTAKKLVIRMLMVIVILFFLCWTPIFSVNAWRAFDTTSADQRLSGAPISFIHLLSYTSACVNPIIYCFMNKRFRMGFLATFTCCAKQKPPAMRGEAGEEEEGKTTGASLSKCSYTHVNTSAPP